GCCACCGGCTCGGCGCAGTCGACACCTCGGTGCGGGTACTCGATCGAGATTCGTGTCCGTCGAGTGAGAACGTCCTCAAGGTGCAGCGCACCCTCGTGTCCCGCCGCGTAGACCACCTCCACCTGGAGGTAATCCGGGGCGGCCGGAATCGGGCGCAACAACTCGGGGCGGCCGGTGGCCTGCGCCAACACCTGGTGGATCAGCGAGCCGTAGCGGTCGAGCAGGTGCCGCACCCGGTAGGGATGCAGGCCGTGCTTCGCGGCCAGCTGATCGGCCTGGTTCACCAGGGCGTGGTAACCGTCGGCACCCAACAGCGGGACCTTGTCGGTGATCGACGGCGCTATCCGACCGGGCAGGTCGACCGCTGCGGCGTCGATCGCGTCGGCCGCCATCACGCGATAGGTGGTGTACTTGCCGCCCGCGATCGCGACCAGTCCTGGCGCGACCCTGGCCACGGCGTGTTCCCTGGAGAGCTTCGAGGTGTCCTCGCTCTCGCCGGTCAGCAGCGGACGCAGACCCGCGTAGACACCCTCGATGTCCTCGTGGACCAGCGGGGTGGCGAGCACCTTGTTGACGTGCGTCAGGATGTAGTCGATGTCGCTCTTGGTCGCCGCGGGGTGGGCCAGATCGAGTTCCCACTCGGTGTCGGTGGTGCCGATGATCCAGTGATTGCGCCACGGAATGACGAACAGCACCGACTTCTCGGTCCGCAGGATCAGGCCCGCCTCGGCGACGATGCGGTCCCGGGGCACGACGATGTGGACGCCCTTGCTGGCCTTGACCCGGAAGCGGCCTCGACTGCCCGAGAGCTGTTGCAGCTCATCGGTCCACACCCCGGTGGCGTTGATGACCACCTGGGCGGTCACGTCGGTCTCCTCGCCGGTCTCCACATCGCGAACCCGGACGCCGGAGACCCGGTCCGACTCGCGGAGGAAGTCCACCACTCGCGTGGAGGTTCGCACCACCGCGCCGTAGTGCGCGGCAGTCCTGGCCACCGTCATCGTGTGCCGGGCATCGTCGGCCTGGCTGTCGAAGTATCGGATCCCGCCGACCAGCGCGGTGCGCTTGAGCGCGGGGAACAGCCGCAGGGCTCCTGCCCTGGTCAGGTGCTTCTGACCGGGCACCGACCGCGCGCCGCCCATCGTGTCGTACAGCAGCAGGCCTGCGGCGGTATAGGGCCGTTCCCACAGCCGGTGGCTCAGCGGGTACAGGAAGGGCACCGGCTTGACCAGGTGCGGAGCGATCTTGGTCAACATCAGTTCGCGTTCCCGCAGCGCTTCCCGCACCAGACCGAACTCGAGCTGTTCCAGGTAGCGCAGGCCGCCGTGGAAGAGCTTGCTCGATCGGCTGGAGGTGCCTGCGGCGAGGTCGCGCGCCTCGACGAGGGCCACCCGCATCCCTCGGGTGGCCGCGTCCAGGGCGGCGCCCGCGCCCGTGACGCCGCCGCCGATGACCACGACGTCGAAGGACTCCGATCCCAGTCTGGTCCAGTTGCGCCGCCGCTCGGCCGGGGTCAGCGCCCCGGCTTCCACTGCGGCCTGTGCCGCTGCGGCTGCGAGTCTGCTGCTCTCGGCCGCAGGTTTGGCGTCGAACTGCTCTGTCACCGGGCTAGCCTCCCTGATTACGGGCCGTGCCTCTTCTCGTACCAACGCCGACCTGTTCCGAGTTGATCGTCGCCGGGCGGCGGGCACCACGCTACCCGCCGGTAGGCCCAGATGGTGGATGGCAGACGAAGCGCTGTTCCAGCACACCACGTACGGGAAATCTATGCACAACGTGATCGCTCGACCGTAGACAACATCGTTACGGGCCAGTAGCGTCCGCGATCATTCCAGGTTGTCGCACCGTTGCTCGCCTGGCTCTGCCGCCCGGCGTCCACCGGTGTTCCGACCCATACTTACGGTCAGAGTCGGGGAGGCCAGCGATGGGTTTTGCGGACATCTTCGTGTGGGAGATGCTCGGCACTGCGACCCTCATCTTGTTGGGCGTGGGCGTTGTCGCGAACGTGAATCTGAACAAGGCACTGGGGTTCGGCGGTGGGTGGCTGTTGGTCGCCTTCGGCTGGGGCTTCGCGGTCTTCGTGGGTGCCAGCGTCGCGGATGCCAGTGGAGGACACATCAACCCGGCGGTCACGTTGGGGCAGGCGATCGCGGGAAACACACCGTGGGACGCGGTACCCGCCTATTGGATCGCCCAGTTCGTCGGGGCCTTCATCGGCGCGGTGCTCGCCTGGGTGGTCTACAAACTCCAGTTCGATGCGCATGACAAGCCGCAGGACACGCTGGGGATCTTCTCCACCGGTCCCACCGTCGACAACAAACTGTGGAACACGGCGACCGAGGTCATCGCGACCTACATCCTGCTGATCTGGATTCTGCTCAGCCCCGGAGCATCCGAAGGGCCGGATGGTTCCGTGTTCGGCAACGCAGCGCTGGGTTATGCGGGCGTGGCCTTCCTGGTCGTCGCGATCGGTGCCTCGCTCGGTGGCCCCACCGGATACGCCATCAACCCGGCTCGTGACCTCGGCCCCCGGATCGCTTATGCGGTACTGCCGATCAAGGGCAAGGGCACGCCCAACTGGCAGTACGCCTGGGTGCCGATCGTCGGCCCGCTGATCGGCGCGGCGCTGGCGGCACTGACCTACCTGGCACTGCCCGTCTGAGGCGACGCGTGACATCCGCAACCGACCAACCTCGGACCGTAGGCGCAGCTGCGACGGCCCGATAGATGTAGGTAGAGAGGCGAATAGCGTCATGGCGAAGTATGTTGCCGCGATCGACCAGGGCACCACGTCCTCCCGGTGCATGATCTTCGATCACTCCGGACGAGTGGTCGCGGTGGACCAACGCGAACACAAGCAGATCTTCCCGCAGGCAGGCTGGGTCGAGCATGACCCGGAAGAGGTATGGCGCAACGTCAGACAGGTGTGCGCGGGCGCCCTGGCCAACGGTGATCTCGTCGAGGCCGACCTCGCGGCCGTCGGGATCACCAACCAGCGCGAGACCGCCGTGGTGTGGGACCGCAAGACCGGCAAGCCCGTCTACAACGCCATCGTCTGGCAGGACACCCGCACCGACCGGATCGTCGAACGGCTCGGCGCGCAGGGCGGCGGCCAGGAGCGCTATCGCTCGGTCACCGGTCTGCCGCTGGCCACCTACTTCGCCGGGCCCAAGGTCAAGTGGATCCTGGACAACGTCGAGGGCGTCCGGGCCCGCGCCGAGGCGGGCGACCTGCTGATGGGCACCATGGACACCTGGGTGCTCTGGAACCTCACCGGCGGGGTCGACGGCGGCCTGCACCTCACCGACGTCACCAACGCCTCGCGCACCCTGTTGATGAACCTGGACACCCTCTCCTGGGATCCCGAGATCGCCGCCGAGATGGGCATCCCGATGTCGATGCTGCCGGAGATCCGATCCTCCTCCGAGGTCTACGGCAAGATCCGGCAGCGCGGCGCCCTCGCGGGCCTGCCCATCGCGGGCATCCTCGGCGACCAGCAGGCCGCCACCTTCGGACAGGCCTGCCTGAGCCCCGGCGAGGCCAAGAACACCTACGGCACCGGCAACTTCCTGCTGCTCAACACCGGTACCGAGAAGGTGATGAGCCAGAACGGCCTACTTACCACCGTCTGTTACAAGATCGGCACCGCCGACGCCGTCTACGCCCTCGAAGGCTCCATCGCGGTGACCGGCTCGCTGGTCCAGTGGCTCCGCGACAACCTGGGGATCATCGGTTCAGCAGCCGAGATCGAGCGACTGGCGGCCGGGGTGCCGGACAACGGCGGCACCTACTTCGTGCCGGCCTTCTCCGGACTGTTCGCTCCCTATTGGCGCAGCGACGCCAGGGGCGCGATCGTCGGGCTCACCCGGTTCGTCAACAAGGGACACCTGGCCAGGGCGGTGCTGGAGGCGACCGCATTCCAGTCCCGCGAGGTCATCGACGCGATGAACGCCGACTCCGGGGTGGCTCTGACCTCGCTGAAGGTCGACGGTGGCATGGTCGTCAACGAGCTGCTCATGCAGTTCCAGGCCGACATCCTCGGTGTGCCGGTGATCCGCCCGGTCGTCAACGAGACCACCGCGCTCGGTGCCGCCTACGCCGCCGGGTTGGCGGTCGGCTTCTGGGGCACCGAGGACGACATCCGGAAGAACTGGGCCCAGGACAAGCAGTGGGACCCGGAGCTCGATGTCGACAGCCGGGAGAAGCACTACCGCAGTTGGAAGAAGGCCGTGACCAAGACCTTCGACTGGGTCGAGACCGAGTCCGACGACTCCTGAGTGTGCTGCGACGCCGGGGTCGGCGACAGGTGAGGGGACGACGAGTAGGGATCAGTCCAGATCGTCGTGCCGCATCAGCTGTCGACCGGCCTCGGTGATCGATCCGGTCAGCGAGGGGTACACCGAGAAGGTCTCGGCGAGATGGTCCACCGTGAGCTGGCTCTGCACGGCCAACGCGATCGGCATGATCAACTCGCTGGCGTTGCGGGCGACCACCACGCCGCCGATCACCACACCCGTGGCCGGTCTGCAGTACAGCTTGACGAACCCCCAGCGCAGCCCCTCCATCTTGGCGCGGGGATTGGTCACCAGGGGCAGCATGATCTTGCGGGCGGGTACCTCGCCGGAGTCGATCTTCTGGGCGCTGATGCCGACCGTGGCGATCTCCGGATTGGTGAACACGTTCGAGGCGACCGTCTTGAGCTTGATCGGGTTCACCGCCTCGCCCAGCGCGTGGTACATCGCGACCCGGCCCTGCATCGCGGCCACCGAGGCCAACAGCATGACGCCGGTGCAGTCGCCCGCCGCGTAGACGCCCGGTGCCGAGGTCCGCGAGACCCGGTCGACGGGAATGAACCCGCCTGCGTTCGGCGTGATGCCGATCCGATCCAAACCGAGATCGTCGGTGTTGGGCACCGACCCGACGGTGAGCAGCGCATGGCTGCCCTCCACGGTGCGACCGTCCTGCAGCCGCACGATGATCCCGGTCTCGGTGCGCTCCACCGACTCGGCCCTGGCGTGCTTGACCACGGCGGTGCCTCGGTCGGCGAAGACCTCCTCCAACACCGCGGCGGCGTCGGCGTCCTCGTGGGGCAGCACCCGGTCCCGACTGGAGACCATGGTGACCTTGACACCCATCTCGGTGTAGGCCGAGGCGAACTCCACGCCGGTGACGCCGGAACCGATCACCACCAGGTGCTCGGGCAGCTCGGGCAGGTCGTAGATCTGCCGCCAGTCCAGGATCCGGTCCCCGTCGGGCTCCGCCCCCGGAAGCACGCGCGGGTTCGCCCCGGTGGCGATCAGCACCACGTCGGCTTCCAGGACGATCGTGTTGCCGTCCTGCTGCTCGACGACCACCCGGTGCGCGGCCATCCCGGTGGCCACGTCGTCGAACCGCGCGCGGCCCGAGACGATCCGGATGTTCTCCCGTCGCATCCTGGCCCGGATGTCGGCCGACTGCGCCAACGCGAGGCCCTTCACCCGCCCGTGCACCACCGGCAGGTCGACGCCGACCTCGCCCTGCACCGTGTCGATCCCGAGCTGGTCGGCGCTGCGCGCTGTGCTGCGGGCCGAGGCCGAGGCGATGAAGGTCTTCGACGGGACACAGTCGTACAGCACGCATCCGCCACCGATGTTGTCGATCTCGACAACCGTGACCTCTGCCCCGTGCGGTGCGGCGACCAGCGCGGCCTCATAGCCTGCCGGGCCTCCACCCATGATCACGATGCGCGTCAACGGTCCTCCAGCCGGTGGGATGGTCCAGGTTTCGACCAGAACACCGTAGCCGGACGAACGTCTCGCATGGTGGACCGGCCGGCTTTCGCGTCCGGATGCGACAGGCCCGAGTGGTCGACTCGGCGGTATTGCGGGGTCCGGTCGGGCTAGGCTGTCACCTGTGCCGCTCTACGCCGCGTACGGATCGAATATGGATCCGTGCCAGATGATGGAGCGAGCCCCGCACTCGCCGATGGCGGGCACCGGATGGCTCGCGGGATGGCGACTGACCTTCGGTGGCGAGGACCTCGGTTGGGAGGGAGCGCTCGCCACCATCGTCGAGGACCCGGAATCACAGGTCTTCGTGGTTCTCTACGACGTCAGCGCCGAGGACGAGAAGCAGCTCGACCGCTGGGAGGGCTCCGAGCTGTGGATGCACCGCAAGGTCAGACTGCGGGTCGACACGCTGGAGCGGTCCACGCTGGCCTGGTTCTACGTCCTCGACGCCTATGAGGGCGGCCTGCCGTCTGCGAGGTATCTCGGCGTGATCGCCGACGCCGCCGAGGCCGCCGGTGCGCCCAGCGACTATCCGACCGAGATCCGTACTCGACCGTGTACCGGGATCGGTCCCTGATCGGCCATCGTGCTCCGCTTCGTGCCCCGACACCAATGGCGGGGCGGACCGGCGCTGCGGGCTAGGAGATGAACAGTGCGGAGTCCTCGCTCTGTTCGACCGGATCGGTGAGCAGCTCCTGCACCTGGTGATACAACCGGCGGAAGTCGGCGGGTGCCACCGTGCTCCACTCGGTTCCGTCGGGAGCCTCGCGCCGTGATTGCAGATATCGCCCGGCCGGCGTGTCGAAGTACGCCACCACCCGGGGAGCCCGGAGCCTGCGCCCCCAGTCGTTGCGAGTCGCCGAGCCGAATTGCCCTCGGTCGCCCGCCGCGCTCACCATGTTGCCGAGTAGTTCCGCGTCGGCGGGCCGAATATCCGCACCGGCCAGGCGTTTGGCCAGTGCGTCGGTATCTCGACCCGCTTCGGCGGCCGCCCGATCCAGGTCGACACTGCGCAAGGTGACGGAGTTCCCGGCCCCTGCGGGCCGGGCGGGCAGCACGTCCAACACCGCCCTGGTCAACCCGGTTCGGACGACGGGACTCAGCCGCAGCTCCTCGCCGTCGAGCACCGCCCGGACACCGGTCTCGCCGGAGATGGCGGCCAGTACCCGGACATTGCGACCGGACAACCACAGTCGGCCGTCCAACTCCAGGTCCGGTCTGCCCAACGCGGTGAGCAACGTGACCAGTCCGTCGTCGAGCGCGCCCGGTCTGCCCAGGCCCCGTTCGGCCAGCGTCGACCACACCCGCATCGCCAGCCGAGTGCGTTCCTCGTGCGTCTTGCCGGGGGAGGGCACCTTGACCACCAGCGGCATCCGCCCCGGTCTCAGGTGCTCCCACAGCACGTCGAACTCCAGCGCCGACAGGATGATCGGCGCTGGATCGCTCTCGACGTCGAGATCGGTCACGCGGGTCCTTCGCCGAGGACCGGCGGACTGACCAGGAAGCTCTCGCCGAACATGTCGCCGGTCGACTCCAGGTAGTTCGGCGCTGGGGCGACGGCCCACCGGCCCGGCGTGCCCGCCATGTCGCCCGCCACCCTGGCATGCGGGATCCCGGTGATGGCGGGCCCGAGGCCGCCGATCGGCGCGACCGGTGCGCTCACCGGCGAATGCGCGACGGCGGGCGCGCCCACGGTGTTGGCCGCCGTGGGGGTCACGGCTACCCCGCGCGGGGCGCCATTGCCCGCCTGCGGCGCGGCTTGCCCGTTCTGCGCCGGTGCGGGCGGCTGGGATGCGGACGGCTTCTGTGCCGTGCCAGCGGAAGCGGCGGCGCTGCGCTGCGGCGCCGGGGCCGATCTGGTGGCAGGCGGTTGCGGCGCCGGGATTCTGGCCGGTTGCCGGTTCCCGGGCTGCGGACGGTTCGTCGTCGGCGCGGTGCGGCTCACCGACGGCGGTGCGGACCGAGCCGAGGGGATGTGGGCCCCTGCCTCGCCCCGCAGCGGTTCCGGGGTGGCG
This Actinoalloteichus hymeniacidonis DNA region includes the following protein-coding sequences:
- the glpD gene encoding glycerol-3-phosphate dehydrogenase; its protein translation is MEAGALTPAERRRNWTRLGSESFDVVVIGGGVTGAGAALDAATRGMRVALVEARDLAAGTSSRSSKLFHGGLRYLEQLEFGLVREALRERELMLTKIAPHLVKPVPFLYPLSHRLWERPYTAAGLLLYDTMGGARSVPGQKHLTRAGALRLFPALKRTALVGGIRYFDSQADDARHTMTVARTAAHYGAVVRTSTRVVDFLRESDRVSGVRVRDVETGEETDVTAQVVINATGVWTDELQQLSGSRGRFRVKASKGVHIVVPRDRIVAEAGLILRTEKSVLFVIPWRNHWIIGTTDTEWELDLAHPAATKSDIDYILTHVNKVLATPLVHEDIEGVYAGLRPLLTGESEDTSKLSREHAVARVAPGLVAIAGGKYTTYRVMAADAIDAAAVDLPGRIAPSITDKVPLLGADGYHALVNQADQLAAKHGLHPYRVRHLLDRYGSLIHQVLAQATGRPELLRPIPAAPDYLQVEVVYAAGHEGALHLEDVLTRRTRISIEYPHRGVDCAEPVARLMGEILGWDEERRAEEVRIYIARVNAERDSQDQSDDQAADARRSTAPEARPDLQENDSKE
- a CDS encoding MIP/aquaporin family protein codes for the protein MGFADIFVWEMLGTATLILLGVGVVANVNLNKALGFGGGWLLVAFGWGFAVFVGASVADASGGHINPAVTLGQAIAGNTPWDAVPAYWIAQFVGAFIGAVLAWVVYKLQFDAHDKPQDTLGIFSTGPTVDNKLWNTATEVIATYILLIWILLSPGASEGPDGSVFGNAALGYAGVAFLVVAIGASLGGPTGYAINPARDLGPRIAYAVLPIKGKGTPNWQYAWVPIVGPLIGAALAALTYLALPV
- the glpK gene encoding glycerol kinase GlpK, with amino-acid sequence MAKYVAAIDQGTTSSRCMIFDHSGRVVAVDQREHKQIFPQAGWVEHDPEEVWRNVRQVCAGALANGDLVEADLAAVGITNQRETAVVWDRKTGKPVYNAIVWQDTRTDRIVERLGAQGGGQERYRSVTGLPLATYFAGPKVKWILDNVEGVRARAEAGDLLMGTMDTWVLWNLTGGVDGGLHLTDVTNASRTLLMNLDTLSWDPEIAAEMGIPMSMLPEIRSSSEVYGKIRQRGALAGLPIAGILGDQQAATFGQACLSPGEAKNTYGTGNFLLLNTGTEKVMSQNGLLTTVCYKIGTADAVYALEGSIAVTGSLVQWLRDNLGIIGSAAEIERLAAGVPDNGGTYFVPAFSGLFAPYWRSDARGAIVGLTRFVNKGHLARAVLEATAFQSREVIDAMNADSGVALTSLKVDGGMVVNELLMQFQADILGVPVIRPVVNETTALGAAYAAGLAVGFWGTEDDIRKNWAQDKQWDPELDVDSREKHYRSWKKAVTKTFDWVETESDDS
- a CDS encoding NAD(P)H-quinone dehydrogenase, with the translated sequence MTRIVIMGGGPAGYEAALVAAPHGAEVTVVEIDNIGGGCVLYDCVPSKTFIASASARSTARSADQLGIDTVQGEVGVDLPVVHGRVKGLALAQSADIRARMRRENIRIVSGRARFDDVATGMAAHRVVVEQQDGNTIVLEADVVLIATGANPRVLPGAEPDGDRILDWRQIYDLPELPEHLVVIGSGVTGVEFASAYTEMGVKVTMVSSRDRVLPHEDADAAAVLEEVFADRGTAVVKHARAESVERTETGIIVRLQDGRTVEGSHALLTVGSVPNTDDLGLDRIGITPNAGGFIPVDRVSRTSAPGVYAAGDCTGVMLLASVAAMQGRVAMYHALGEAVNPIKLKTVASNVFTNPEIATVGISAQKIDSGEVPARKIMLPLVTNPRAKMEGLRWGFVKLYCRPATGVVIGGVVVARNASELIMPIALAVQSQLTVDHLAETFSVYPSLTGSITEAGRQLMRHDDLD
- a CDS encoding gamma-glutamylcyclotransferase encodes the protein MPLYAAYGSNMDPCQMMERAPHSPMAGTGWLAGWRLTFGGEDLGWEGALATIVEDPESQVFVVLYDVSAEDEKQLDRWEGSELWMHRKVRLRVDTLERSTLAWFYVLDAYEGGLPSARYLGVIADAAEAAGAPSDYPTEIRTRPCTGIGP
- a CDS encoding ESX secretion-associated protein EspG, with product MTDLDVESDPAPIILSALEFDVLWEHLRPGRMPLVVKVPSPGKTHEERTRLAMRVWSTLAERGLGRPGALDDGLVTLLTALGRPDLELDGRLWLSGRNVRVLAAISGETGVRAVLDGEELRLSPVVRTGLTRAVLDVLPARPAGAGNSVTLRSVDLDRAAAEAGRDTDALAKRLAGADIRPADAELLGNMVSAAGDRGQFGSATRNDWGRRLRAPRVVAYFDTPAGRYLQSRREAPDGTEWSTVAPADFRRLYHQVQELLTDPVEQSEDSALFIS
- a CDS encoding PPE domain-containing protein, whose product is MSGGHRWNGYTHRELYEKINSGPGPAASEASADRWLEVARTLTVISGDVQRALSKSHTRWRGQAAENTRAGLGPLGEWALAARSSAETMRAAAEQQAENIGKARADMPAPVSVPSGEPGPAGGLLSLFSGQVDFEIREALSEAAEERAFEVMANYEISTAGNTGSITPFTRPPDVVVATPEPLRGEAGAHIPSARSAPPSVSRTAPTTNRPQPGNRQPARIPAPQPPATRSAPAPQRSAAASAGTAQKPSASQPPAPAQNGQAAPQAGNGAPRGVAVTPTAANTVGAPAVAHSPVSAPVAPIGGLGPAITGIPHARVAGDMAGTPGRWAVAPAPNYLESTGDMFGESFLVSPPVLGEGPA